One genomic segment of Deltaproteobacteria bacterium includes these proteins:
- a CDS encoding heparinase II/III family protein, with amino-acid sequence MRLSELYSRAKSLPLHVLFLKATAMLLRLIRRRLDLIRDLLIPTLGFQPGPGDKGSSARIRQYFFAPEAFVAHEQAKFGALAAKTLNHEFDLLGSGWVRVFHGMQCKGIEDVLFPPKLNPEDNSSQNILERLNWANRANAGRIRSLISPSYKPIDWHLDFKSGFRWDEGAYWTSVPYGHLAGVDVKVPWELSRCHHLVWLAVEFVNHRDLKMSNEFRDQILDFISSNPPKFGVNWRCPMDVAIRASNWLYALDIFRSAGATFDSKFIEVLEASLYSHGNFIRHNLERGPDFRGNHYLADIAGLVFISSYLEGPKADEWLKFSAVSLLEELEYQFFEEGTNFEGSTAYHRLSSEMFIYPALLLLLLPAHKKSLISPLVSARFGGAESDLWLAVWPSFVFSRLSGMARFVMDITCPDGNIVQIGDCDNGRFLKASVRVGDELDERHLSHTHIVELIDFILNYNKNVISNFQLRSSEVAILSATFEKHNVYERTQTAETSTLPQISVPDLPENLPPLQQEYRISGVPIGELVFSPYPQFGLYIWRTNGFFLSVRCGEIGQKGRGGHDHNDQLSVELWIDSKPIIRDPGTYIYTPFPDLRNSFRSVTSHFTPHIRSAGETGDLSRGLFFIWKPVRGVCLRADVNYFLGYYIQDGNQIFREIRLERCSVVILDYSNCTLTNLEGLINAAAAAYSRGYGHRDLADQNL; translated from the coding sequence ATGCGACTATCTGAACTCTACTCAAGAGCCAAATCGCTACCATTGCACGTGCTGTTTTTAAAAGCGACGGCGATGTTGCTTCGATTGATACGTCGCCGACTAGATCTTATTCGTGATCTATTGATACCGACGCTGGGGTTCCAGCCAGGTCCTGGTGATAAAGGGAGCTCAGCGCGCATACGACAGTATTTTTTTGCACCAGAGGCTTTTGTTGCGCATGAACAAGCTAAGTTTGGCGCGCTGGCTGCGAAGACGCTCAACCACGAATTTGATTTATTAGGCAGTGGATGGGTCCGTGTTTTTCACGGAATGCAATGCAAAGGTATTGAAGACGTTTTGTTCCCTCCCAAACTTAACCCGGAGGATAATTCAAGCCAAAATATTCTCGAACGGTTGAATTGGGCAAATCGAGCTAATGCGGGCAGAATCAGATCGCTCATTTCACCAAGCTACAAACCCATTGATTGGCATTTGGATTTTAAGTCGGGCTTCAGATGGGATGAGGGCGCCTATTGGACTTCTGTACCGTACGGTCATCTCGCCGGGGTTGATGTAAAAGTCCCGTGGGAGCTATCGAGATGCCACCATTTGGTTTGGCTAGCGGTAGAGTTTGTCAATCATCGTGATCTCAAAATGTCGAATGAGTTTAGGGATCAGATCTTGGACTTCATATCTTCCAATCCTCCTAAGTTTGGCGTAAATTGGCGCTGCCCAATGGACGTCGCGATTCGTGCTTCGAACTGGCTGTACGCTCTCGATATTTTTCGGAGTGCCGGCGCGACTTTTGATTCAAAATTCATCGAGGTTTTGGAGGCAAGCCTCTACTCGCACGGCAATTTCATTCGACATAATTTAGAGCGAGGACCAGATTTTCGCGGCAATCATTACCTTGCGGATATTGCAGGTCTAGTGTTCATTTCATCATATTTGGAGGGCCCGAAAGCAGACGAGTGGCTGAAGTTTTCGGCTGTGAGCCTTCTTGAAGAGCTTGAGTATCAATTCTTTGAAGAAGGCACAAACTTCGAAGGCTCAACGGCCTATCATCGGTTGTCTTCAGAAATGTTCATATACCCTGCTTTGTTGCTCTTGCTTCTTCCGGCGCATAAAAAGTCCCTAATATCCCCACTTGTTTCAGCGCGCTTTGGTGGGGCTGAATCGGATTTGTGGCTAGCCGTCTGGCCTAGCTTCGTATTTAGCCGCCTGTCAGGCATGGCAAGATTCGTAATGGACATAACATGTCCTGACGGCAACATTGTTCAAATTGGTGATTGCGATAATGGGCGTTTTTTAAAGGCGTCGGTAAGGGTTGGCGATGAACTGGACGAACGACACCTTAGTCATACACATATCGTTGAATTGATAGATTTTATTTTGAATTATAACAAAAATGTTATTTCGAATTTTCAGCTAAGGTCTTCAGAAGTTGCGATACTCAGCGCAACTTTCGAAAAGCACAATGTGTATGAGCGCACTCAAACTGCAGAAACATCTACGCTACCGCAAATTTCTGTTCCTGACTTGCCCGAGAATCTACCTCCTCTTCAACAAGAATATCGCATTTCCGGCGTGCCGATTGGCGAATTAGTGTTCTCACCTTATCCCCAGTTCGGACTTTACATCTGGCGAACAAATGGATTTTTTCTTTCCGTTCGGTGCGGCGAGATCGGACAAAAGGGCCGAGGTGGGCACGATCACAACGACCAGCTTTCTGTTGAGTTATGGATTGATAGTAAGCCAATAATACGCGATCCAGGTACCTACATATATACGCCTTTTCCTGACCTTAGAAATTCCTTTAGATCTGTGACGTCTCATTTTACCCCGCATATTAGATCGGCCGGTGAGACAGGGGACCTATCGCGGGGTCTTTTCTTTATTTGGAAGCCAGTACGAGGGGTTTGTTTGCGGGCTGATGTAAATTACTTTTTGGGATACTACATTCAAGACGGAAATCAGATTTTTAGAGAAATTAGATTGGAGCGCTGTTCAGTTGTTATTCTGGATTATAGCAATTGTACACTTACCAATTTGGAAGGACTGATCAATGCTGCAGCGGCTGCATACTCGAGAGGATATGGGCATCGAGATTTAGCGGATCAGAACTTATAG
- the asnB gene encoding asparagine synthase (glutamine-hydrolyzing), whose protein sequence is MCGVNGALVFERSNFELSISYIEKMRDTMIHRGPDGADLWIASNKKVGFGHRRLSIIDLSDAAKQPMVNDDGTVVLTFNGEIYNHAEIKKEIQSIKQFKWRTDHSDTEVLLRAYEVWGRACVHKFRGMFAFAIWDARSQELWLVRDRIGVKPLYYSVVNDRFIFASEIKALLTDPALKPEVDEESFFHYLSFLTTPAPNTLFRGVKKLRGGHELVVQRNGQIQENRYWDVLDHTTPLVGKSDEEIADLILNELRTSVALRKVSDVPVGVFLSGGIDSSTNAALFSEGDTQRVKTFSIGYEGEYKSYQNELHFARQMAERVNAEHHEMKLNVDHLIDFLPKMIHLQDEPIADPVCVPVYYVSKLARDNGVIVCQVGEGADELFWGYESWKVKLKLQEYNDLPVPRLLKKMGLSLLEAAGKKDRLYYELLRRGTAGQPVFWGGAEAFTDIEKQSLLSPRLKKQFKGYSSWEALKPIYQDFQERAWEKSNLNWMSYLDLKMRLPELLLMRVDKMSMGVSLEGRVPFLDYKFVELAMSIPSEVKTRHGVSKYILKKAVTGVIPDNLIHRKKQGFGVPVYEWFFDRLGDTTKKELYEFCDSTDFLDRAYVDHLLATKRGPDIWYLLNFALWWKHYVSGK, encoded by the coding sequence ATGTGTGGGGTCAACGGTGCGCTCGTCTTCGAACGCTCAAACTTTGAACTGTCAATTTCGTACATAGAAAAAATGCGGGACACCATGATCCACCGAGGACCCGACGGTGCGGATCTGTGGATTGCGTCAAATAAAAAAGTCGGGTTCGGCCACCGGCGACTTTCTATCATCGACCTGTCGGACGCCGCAAAGCAGCCCATGGTGAACGATGATGGCACTGTCGTCTTGACGTTCAATGGAGAGATCTACAATCACGCCGAAATCAAAAAAGAAATTCAATCTATCAAGCAATTCAAATGGCGGACCGACCATTCCGACACGGAAGTCTTGCTTCGAGCGTATGAGGTCTGGGGAAGAGCCTGTGTGCATAAATTCAGAGGGATGTTTGCCTTCGCGATTTGGGATGCACGTTCACAAGAGCTTTGGCTCGTCCGAGATCGAATTGGCGTAAAGCCTCTTTATTATAGTGTCGTGAATGATCGGTTCATTTTTGCATCCGAGATAAAGGCGCTATTGACCGACCCTGCACTTAAGCCCGAGGTAGACGAGGAAAGCTTCTTTCACTACCTATCGTTTTTAACTACGCCTGCGCCAAATACCCTTTTTAGGGGGGTAAAGAAATTGCGTGGCGGTCACGAGTTAGTCGTTCAACGCAACGGACAGATTCAAGAAAACCGCTACTGGGATGTTCTCGACCATACAACTCCGCTTGTTGGCAAAAGTGACGAAGAAATTGCTGACCTCATTCTAAATGAACTCCGCACCTCTGTCGCCCTTCGAAAAGTTAGCGATGTACCTGTAGGTGTTTTTCTTTCAGGTGGAATCGACTCAAGCACCAACGCGGCCCTATTCTCAGAAGGTGATACCCAAAGAGTAAAAACATTTTCTATAGGATACGAAGGCGAGTACAAATCCTATCAAAATGAACTTCATTTTGCTCGACAGATGGCTGAGCGAGTGAATGCTGAACATCATGAGATGAAGCTAAACGTCGACCATCTCATCGACTTTCTTCCGAAGATGATCCATTTACAGGATGAGCCGATTGCCGATCCAGTTTGCGTACCAGTTTATTACGTATCCAAACTAGCGCGCGACAACGGCGTCATCGTCTGCCAAGTCGGCGAAGGCGCTGATGAACTCTTCTGGGGCTACGAAAGCTGGAAGGTTAAACTTAAGTTACAGGAGTACAATGATCTTCCTGTTCCTCGCCTTTTGAAGAAGATGGGACTTTCACTCTTAGAGGCCGCCGGCAAAAAAGATCGACTTTATTATGAATTACTTCGGCGCGGAACTGCTGGCCAGCCCGTCTTCTGGGGCGGCGCTGAAGCATTCACTGATATCGAGAAACAGTCGCTTCTTTCACCACGTTTAAAAAAACAGTTTAAGGGATACAGTTCCTGGGAAGCACTAAAACCCATCTACCAAGACTTTCAAGAACGGGCCTGGGAAAAGTCTAACTTGAACTGGATGAGTTATCTTGATCTCAAGATGCGGCTACCCGAGCTTCTTTTGATGCGCGTCGATAAAATGAGTATGGGCGTGAGTCTTGAGGGTCGCGTGCCGTTTCTCGACTATAAATTTGTTGAACTGGCGATGAGCATTCCTTCGGAGGTAAAAACACGCCACGGAGTTAGCAAATACATTCTCAAGAAGGCCGTCACTGGCGTGATCCCCGACAATCTTATTCACCGAAAAAAGCAGGGTTTTGGCGTCCCAGTTTACGAATGGTTCTTCGACCGGCTGGGTGACACCACAAAAAAGGAACTCTACGAATTCTGCGATTCAACAGATTTTCTTGATAGGGCCTACGTCGATCACTTACTCGCAACAAAACGGGGACCGGATATCTGGTATCTCTTGAACTTTGCGTTATGGTGGAAGCACTATGTTTCAGGCAAATAG
- a CDS encoding methyltransferase domain-containing protein: MSEIGGVTDSITKTDFYSAYHESVTDVTRFWTTAMQTEIARHNAGWQIGRIDFVEYLRKSDLRYWVAFNMLQKSGPFRSICDVGGFWGAYPLTLRRLGLEVSMTEALNYYSESFNPLFNYLIKEGVAVIDTDPFEDDTERIAGKFDVVSAMAVLEHYPHSQRKFLDFMRSMVEPDGRLYIEVPNIAYWPRRIALLCGKSPLANIGDVFLSEKPFTGHHREYTPADLQMLASIGQFDVVDRIQFNYSFRGPWIKRFISDPMLTLMSQIPAMRECTAVLLKPQQIDRSDDV, from the coding sequence ATGAGTGAGATCGGTGGTGTCACAGATTCGATAACGAAAACAGATTTTTATTCTGCGTATCACGAGAGCGTAACCGACGTGACGCGATTTTGGACGACGGCAATGCAAACTGAAATCGCCCGACACAACGCTGGTTGGCAAATTGGTCGGATCGACTTTGTTGAGTACTTGCGCAAGTCTGATCTCCGCTATTGGGTCGCCTTTAATATGCTACAGAAGAGTGGGCCTTTTCGATCTATTTGTGATGTCGGGGGATTCTGGGGTGCTTATCCTCTAACCCTACGTAGATTAGGCCTAGAGGTTTCGATGACGGAGGCACTTAACTACTACAGTGAATCGTTCAATCCGCTTTTCAATTACCTTATAAAAGAGGGCGTTGCAGTCATTGATACTGACCCGTTCGAGGATGACACCGAACGAATCGCTGGTAAATTTGATGTCGTCAGCGCAATGGCAGTGTTAGAACACTACCCACACTCTCAACGAAAATTTTTAGACTTTATGCGATCAATGGTCGAGCCAGATGGCCGACTGTATATTGAGGTTCCAAATATCGCCTACTGGCCACGTCGCATCGCTTTGTTGTGCGGCAAATCGCCACTTGCAAATATTGGCGATGTTTTTCTATCGGAGAAGCCATTCACTGGGCATCATCGTGAATATACGCCTGCGGACCTTCAAATGCTAGCCTCTATTGGACAATTCGATGTAGTAGACAGGATTCAATTTAATTACTCGTTCAGAGGCCCATGGATAAAGAGATTCATATCTGACCCAATGTTGACATTGATGTCGCAAATTCCGGCCATGAGAGAGTGCACAGCCGTATTGCTTAAACCTCAACAAATCGACAGGTCTGATGATGTTTAG
- a CDS encoding glycosyltransferase — MPLLIRYCATIRVLITLKLVGAILNSESIKTIILTAYPLSSDFTKEINSLFSQGAKIVTIAQLRANGIRGLISQIWQIQNKEIILPIEDSNSSALLPLLKIVAGFTRAEKIMIVFPDLKVQAVSRWSILGEFVRFVMASASALVNAINANSELNFLIAKPRVSPQKIDVNGTVLYLKTNLWFGIKAGGSVGHIAGVINGLKRLGHQVIIASAEPPTMVDEEVHVVRISPPSAFGIPYELNNFSFQNSFERTLSDEPSLRQTGFIYQRLSAFNYLGAAISYKYGIPLVVEYNGSEVWVAKNWGRGLRFQKLAEKGEQALLKHAHLVVTISDVLRNELIERGVEPSRIVSYPNCIDPRIFSTTRFSQSDRIQKRRQYGISEDAKVVTFVGTFGQWHGTEVFADAINVFIREKKHWLDENKVHFMLVGDGLRMPLIREKLADAEAIGYCTFTGLIPQEQAAMHLYISDILVSPHVANADGSRFFGSPTKLFEYMAMARGIVASRLEQLEDVLSPALDAKSLPTQLPEKNSQETAVLFEPGNVQQLKQAIEFLVEREEWRIRLGENASKLAQSKYTWLQHVNAIKLGLMNIPVIR; from the coding sequence ATGCCATTGCTGATTCGCTATTGTGCTACGATTCGAGTTTTAATTACCTTGAAATTAGTGGGAGCTATTTTGAATTCTGAATCCATTAAGACAATAATCTTGACTGCGTACCCGCTGTCTTCGGATTTTACGAAAGAAATCAATAGTCTTTTTTCACAAGGTGCGAAGATCGTCACTATCGCGCAGTTACGCGCGAATGGAATTAGGGGACTGATTAGTCAAATTTGGCAGATTCAAAATAAAGAAATCATATTACCTATTGAGGACTCGAATAGCTCGGCATTGTTGCCGTTACTGAAAATAGTGGCCGGATTTACTCGCGCGGAAAAAATAATGATAGTTTTTCCTGATCTTAAAGTCCAGGCCGTGAGCAGGTGGTCAATATTAGGAGAATTTGTACGATTTGTCATGGCCAGCGCCTCTGCGCTAGTCAACGCCATTAACGCTAATAGCGAACTCAATTTTTTGATCGCTAAACCGCGTGTGTCGCCCCAAAAAATCGACGTAAATGGCACAGTTTTATATTTAAAAACTAACCTTTGGTTCGGGATTAAGGCCGGTGGTTCAGTCGGTCATATTGCCGGAGTTATAAACGGCCTCAAGAGATTGGGACATCAGGTTATCATTGCCTCCGCGGAACCCCCAACTATGGTCGACGAGGAAGTTCATGTCGTTCGAATTTCGCCGCCAAGCGCCTTCGGCATCCCATACGAACTTAACAACTTCAGTTTTCAAAATTCATTCGAAAGGACACTAAGTGACGAACCTTCCTTAAGGCAAACTGGCTTCATTTATCAAAGACTCTCGGCCTTTAACTATTTAGGTGCAGCTATATCATATAAATACGGCATTCCTTTAGTGGTTGAATACAATGGTTCTGAAGTTTGGGTGGCCAAAAATTGGGGTCGGGGTCTGAGGTTCCAAAAACTTGCTGAAAAAGGAGAGCAAGCGCTACTCAAACACGCTCATTTGGTTGTTACCATTTCAGATGTACTTCGAAACGAACTAATTGAAAGGGGCGTTGAACCATCAAGAATTGTTAGTTATCCGAACTGCATTGATCCAAGAATTTTTTCCACAACCAGATTTTCCCAATCAGATCGAATTCAAAAAAGAAGACAATACGGTATTTCGGAAGACGCCAAGGTTGTTACGTTCGTGGGAACATTTGGCCAGTGGCACGGTACAGAAGTTTTTGCCGACGCTATCAATGTTTTTATTCGTGAGAAAAAACACTGGCTAGATGAAAACAAAGTCCATTTCATGCTTGTCGGCGATGGCCTAAGAATGCCGCTCATACGGGAAAAGTTGGCAGATGCTGAAGCTATTGGCTACTGCACATTTACGGGGCTGATTCCACAGGAACAAGCTGCCATGCATTTATATATTTCTGACATTCTTGTATCGCCACACGTTGCAAACGCAGATGGAAGTCGTTTTTTTGGTTCACCCACCAAGTTGTTTGAATACATGGCAATGGCGCGCGGTATTGTGGCATCAAGACTTGAGCAGCTCGAGGATGTACTTTCCCCCGCCCTCGACGCAAAATCGCTTCCAACCCAATTACCCGAGAAGAATAGCCAAGAAACTGCGGTATTGTTTGAACCTGGTAACGTTCAACAGCTGAAACAAGCAATAGAGTTCTTGGTTGAACGCGAGGAGTGGCGAATACGCTTAGGAGAAAATGCCAGCAAGCTCGCTCAAAGTAAATACACATGGCTTCAACATGTTAACGCCATAAAGCTTGGACTAATGAATATTCCCGTTATTCGGTAG
- a CDS encoding polysaccharide biosynthesis protein, producing the protein MAIAPTVLGTARMARRICRPKEDSCSDYRFDLVRNSVRFPLIMNAVLNYLKSRRVSFRHLGVDVLMSVSAMSVAILLRLGTDGAFPPIYELIAIVVTLVLARFAAMYSFGCYSVMWRYISTSDSVRLAQAVLASSAVIIILTFMFPDNIARLPRSVYLIEAAVAVLGLMGARLARRLLYEGRAVKQTKIGKRALIYGAGQNGRHLSQRFRSDAALGIHVVGFIDDDPSKSDLVIGGVPVLGDRNSLSHVVDQFSISEVIVAIPDLKGDSLRDLVIATRPFNIKPRIIAKLEVGGTQKLARDVEIIREVELTDLLNHPPRIVDLEPVKKLIGGRCILVTGAGGSIGSELCRQIMKFGPRKLVLLDHAEFNLYEVDRELRLATHDMERVLPALVDLKDFASLAHVMRKYSPEIVFHAAAYKHVHLVESNPFPSILNNVEGTKNLLQLCEQLGVANFIMISTDKAVNPAGVMGATKRVCELLVTEFARRLGKNYCAVRFGNVLGSSGSLIPLLKNQIESGGPITITHPEMTRFFMLIPEAVALVLKAATISNPGDISVLKMGEPVKILDVAKSLMMLMGKSEDGIPIIFTGIRPGEKIFEELYIRGDEIETEHPDILTIPFGDTDGSDSEFLGLIAKVDELLKNARTANDEALKVLGDLVKSNGAGKLEAQLDTGRVLNLAPRRDH; encoded by the coding sequence GTGGCAATTGCTCCGACGGTCCTTGGGACGGCGAGAATGGCGCGGCGCATCTGTCGGCCTAAGGAAGACTCGTGTTCGGACTATCGTTTTGACCTAGTACGCAATAGCGTGCGATTCCCTCTGATCATGAACGCGGTGCTAAATTATCTAAAAAGTCGGCGGGTGAGCTTTCGACATCTAGGTGTCGATGTGTTGATGTCGGTTTCCGCAATGAGCGTCGCAATCTTGTTGCGACTTGGCACGGATGGCGCTTTTCCCCCGATATACGAATTAATTGCGATTGTTGTTACGCTTGTATTAGCACGATTCGCTGCAATGTATTCATTTGGCTGCTATTCGGTCATGTGGCGATACATTTCCACCTCGGACTCAGTGCGCCTCGCCCAAGCTGTGCTCGCATCAAGTGCGGTCATTATAATTTTGACGTTTATGTTCCCGGATAACATCGCGCGCTTACCCAGATCAGTGTACCTGATTGAGGCTGCAGTTGCGGTCCTTGGTTTAATGGGCGCGCGATTGGCGAGGCGCCTTCTTTATGAAGGGCGCGCCGTTAAGCAAACCAAAATTGGTAAACGTGCTTTGATCTATGGTGCAGGTCAAAACGGTCGCCATTTGTCTCAGCGATTCCGTTCAGATGCGGCGTTAGGCATTCACGTGGTCGGCTTCATCGACGATGACCCGTCTAAATCTGATTTGGTAATTGGCGGCGTTCCAGTCCTTGGCGATCGAAACTCGCTATCACATGTTGTTGATCAGTTTTCTATTTCAGAGGTAATTGTCGCAATTCCTGATTTGAAAGGTGATTCCCTTCGCGATCTGGTGATTGCCACGAGGCCATTCAACATTAAGCCGCGAATTATTGCTAAACTTGAAGTGGGAGGGACGCAAAAGCTCGCTCGCGATGTTGAAATTATACGAGAAGTCGAACTGACTGACTTGCTAAATCATCCGCCGCGCATTGTGGATCTTGAACCTGTCAAAAAGCTAATTGGAGGGCGTTGCATTTTAGTGACGGGTGCGGGTGGATCGATTGGTTCAGAACTATGCCGGCAAATTATGAAGTTCGGACCAAGGAAGCTTGTCTTGCTCGATCATGCAGAATTTAACCTATACGAAGTTGATCGCGAACTAAGACTTGCGACGCACGACATGGAGCGCGTTCTCCCGGCCCTCGTGGATTTGAAAGACTTTGCATCTTTAGCGCATGTTATGCGTAAGTACTCTCCCGAGATTGTCTTTCATGCTGCTGCCTACAAACATGTTCACTTGGTAGAGAGCAACCCGTTTCCTTCTATTTTGAACAACGTTGAAGGAACAAAGAATCTATTGCAGCTTTGTGAACAGCTTGGAGTTGCGAACTTCATTATGATTTCAACAGACAAGGCGGTAAATCCCGCTGGCGTGATGGGTGCAACAAAACGAGTTTGTGAACTTCTCGTAACAGAATTTGCGAGGAGATTAGGTAAGAACTACTGCGCAGTACGTTTTGGCAACGTTCTAGGAAGCAGCGGCAGCTTAATTCCACTTCTGAAAAACCAAATTGAATCTGGAGGTCCGATTACGATAACGCACCCAGAAATGACAAGGTTTTTTATGCTGATTCCAGAAGCTGTGGCGCTGGTGTTGAAGGCCGCCACAATTTCTAATCCAGGCGATATCAGCGTATTGAAGATGGGCGAGCCAGTTAAAATTCTTGATGTCGCGAAAAGTTTAATGATGCTGATGGGAAAGTCAGAGGATGGGATTCCAATCATTTTCACAGGAATTAGGCCCGGGGAAAAAATCTTTGAAGAATTGTATATTCGTGGAGATGAAATTGAGACCGAGCATCCTGACATTTTGACCATTCCATTTGGCGATACGGATGGTTCAGATAGTGAATTTCTTGGGCTTATTGCAAAGGTAGATGAGTTACTTAAGAATGCTAGGACTGCGAACGACGAAGCACTTAAAGTTTTAGGTGATCTTGTAAAATCAAACGGCGCAGGGAAGTTGGAGGCGCAACTCGACACCGGGCGGGTATTGAATTTAGCGCCGCGGAGAGATCACTAA
- a CDS encoding methyltransferase domain-containing protein encodes MNFRHNALFEENIYGHVKKVRLLRSSIQNYPSKNELIQLLDIGCGSGRSVSQFLLADEISYTGVDLHLASVEYADRHYSNRQSQFLCLNADRLIELNKKFDVIVLSDVLEHVSSPGVLLASVDKLLKPNGIVLVSVPNGFGPFEIESYFSKIPILGRISLKAIDLFIALVNKTILKNYWVAEDPTVPYNEDSPHIQFFTAGSFRKLIEGHHFRITKVHRLSFLSGPYSNYFFSPFSWIKKINCQIADILPQSFASAWVYELKKQKNVGLLRQ; translated from the coding sequence ATGAATTTCAGGCATAATGCACTCTTTGAAGAGAACATTTACGGGCACGTAAAAAAAGTTCGGCTTCTAAGAAGTTCTATTCAAAACTATCCCTCCAAAAACGAATTAATTCAATTATTGGATATAGGCTGCGGCTCAGGCCGTTCCGTTTCTCAATTTCTGCTCGCCGACGAAATTAGCTATACAGGTGTAGATCTCCATTTAGCCAGCGTGGAATACGCGGACAGACACTATTCCAATCGTCAATCGCAATTTCTCTGCTTGAATGCCGACAGGCTGATTGAATTGAACAAAAAATTTGACGTTATTGTTCTGTCAGATGTTTTGGAACATGTGTCTTCGCCAGGGGTTCTTTTAGCAAGTGTCGATAAACTCTTAAAACCCAATGGCATCGTTTTAGTCAGCGTACCGAATGGTTTTGGTCCGTTTGAAATCGAATCCTACTTTTCAAAAATACCGATTTTGGGCAGAATTTCTTTAAAGGCAATTGACCTTTTCATCGCGTTGGTTAACAAGACAATTTTAAAAAACTACTGGGTAGCTGAGGATCCGACTGTTCCGTACAATGAAGACTCGCCCCATATTCAGTTTTTTACGGCCGGGAGCTTTCGTAAGTTGATAGAGGGGCATCACTTTCGGATAACAAAAGTTCACCGGCTTTCTTTTCTAAGCGGGCCTTATTCAAACTACTTTTTTAGCCCATTTTCATGGATAAAAAAAATTAACTGTCAAATTGCAGACATTCTGCCTCAAAGTTTTGCGTCAGCTTGGGTTTACGAACTCAAAAAACAAAAAAATGTTGGGTTATTGAGGCAGTAA